Proteins from a genomic interval of Nitrospirota bacterium:
- a CDS encoding CPBP family intramembrane glutamic endopeptidase, translated as MMPMKLVRWIEMAGIFLGVPLLLLGDLIPRPKIIALLAVCITCLVLLLRDKTFDRGRLGLNGFRNWSTMSMRFAIIAGGLVLYMVLVEPGNALAILRHKPALWALIMIVYPALSVVPQEIIYRAFFFHRYGALFAHERISIVANAALFAFAHILFRNWVAVIVSFAAGLLWATTYLGSRSILVVSIEHALYGNFAFTLGIGYYFYSPDF; from the coding sequence ATGATGCCGATGAAACTGGTGAGATGGATCGAGATGGCCGGGATTTTCCTTGGAGTGCCGCTTCTCCTCTTGGGAGATCTCATCCCCCGTCCCAAGATCATCGCACTCCTGGCCGTCTGCATCACATGCTTGGTCCTGCTTTTGCGCGACAAGACCTTCGATCGAGGCCGACTCGGACTGAACGGCTTCCGCAACTGGTCCACGATGTCCATGCGCTTCGCGATCATTGCGGGTGGCCTCGTACTGTATATGGTCCTCGTCGAGCCGGGCAACGCTCTGGCGATCCTTCGTCACAAGCCTGCGCTCTGGGCGCTCATCATGATCGTCTATCCTGCCCTCTCGGTTGTGCCGCAGGAGATCATTTATCGTGCGTTCTTTTTTCACCGGTACGGCGCACTGTTTGCTCATGAGCGTATAAGTATCGTGGCAAACGCAGCTCTCTTTGCATTCGCCCATATTCTTTTCAGAAACTGGGTCGCCGTTATCGTGTCGTTCGCTGCCGGGCTTCTATGGGCGACGACCTATTTGGGGAGCAGATCGATCCTGGTAGTTTCGATTGAGCACGCCCTTTACGGCAATTTTGCGTTTACGCTTGGCATCGGGTATTATTTTTATTCTCCGGACTTTTGA
- a CDS encoding alpha/beta fold hydrolase, with the protein MNKENQAKDEMNAWVILLHGLGRYRQSMRKLEQHLKSLGYSTVNLAYPSTTKSIETIAETHLARAVQVCEAQRAEKIHFVGHSLGGIIVRQYLQRHSVPADSRLVMLSPPNQGSELVDLLMKVPLYRWITGPAGQEIGTGPESAVSRLKPVGIDVGVIAGNLSINLVFSAFLNGPDDGMVSVKSAMLPEMRDFIVVPNTHTFIMRDPLVMRQVAHFLRHGRFDHGGTK; encoded by the coding sequence GTGAACAAAGAGAATCAGGCAAAGGATGAGATGAATGCATGGGTGATACTCCTACACGGCCTGGGCCGCTACAGACAGTCCATGCGAAAACTCGAGCAACACCTGAAAAGCCTCGGCTATTCGACCGTCAACCTTGCCTATCCCTCAACAACCAAATCGATCGAGACGATCGCCGAAACGCATCTTGCGCGCGCCGTACAGGTCTGTGAAGCGCAGAGAGCGGAAAAAATCCATTTCGTCGGCCATTCCCTGGGTGGCATCATCGTCCGTCAGTACCTTCAGCGGCATTCGGTGCCCGCAGACAGCAGGCTTGTCATGCTCTCCCCGCCGAACCAGGGGAGCGAGCTTGTCGATCTGCTCATGAAGGTCCCCCTCTACCGATGGATCACCGGCCCTGCCGGCCAGGAGATAGGCACGGGACCGGAGTCGGCGGTCAGCCGCTTGAAGCCGGTCGGGATCGACGTCGGGGTGATCGCAGGCAACCTGAGCATCAATCTGGTGTTCTCCGCTTTCCTGAACGGGCCTGACGACGGTATGGTCTCGGTGAAGAGCGCCATGCTCCCGGAGATGCGAGACTTCATCGTCGTCCCCAACACCCACACGTTTATCATGAGAGATCCGCTGGTGATGCGGCAAGTCGCTCATTTTCTCAGGCACGGCAGGTTTGATCACGGCGGGACGAAGTGA